In the genome of Xylanibacillus composti, the window CCGTGGTACAGCTTGGTCTGGCCGCTTTCCTGCAACTGAAGAGATTGCAAATCCCCGCTGTCGGCATCATTTTCTGCCTGTTCTCCCGCCTGTTCACCTGTCTGTTCACCTGTCTCTCCGCCTGCCTGTTCACCCACTTGCCCATTGTTCTGCTCGGCATTCCCATTTTCCGCCTTGCCATTTTCCGCATCGCCGTTGCTGGCGCTGCAGCCGACAAGCGCTGCTGTAATCAATAGTGCCGCCAAAGTAAGTTTGGTGCTTTTTCTCATGTTGTTTCATCTCCTTCCTATCCTCTAGACGAGATCACAGCGATATTGTTGCAGTTTTGAAATAGTAGTGCCTTGCCACTTTCGGGAAGCGGAAGCTGGATGCCAAATTATCAGAAGTCAATCTTAGGTGCTAGCACAATCAGCGATCATACTTGGACTCATATACTGCATTATAAAGAAAGGAGTGATAGTATGTACCGTCAACAGTCTCATCACTGTCCCCCACAATCCGTCTCTGCTCGTCCCACACAGGTTTATGAGAACTATTACCACCCAAGGGTTGTCCAAGTTGTTCATCCAATCGAAGTCATCAGACGCCATCATTGCGTGCCCGTTCCGCATCATATTTACTGTGTTACAGTCAAAGACGAATTTGTCAGGTAATCACACTCCCCCGCTTTGGTCAAGACATTTAATGAATATTGAAAAACACCTAAGTGCCATAGTACAAGTAAATCCTGAGAGGCCTGATTTTGCAGGCCTCTTTCTTTACTCCTCAGCATCCAAACAACACCTAAATCACTAGCCTTTACACAAAGAACTATAGATATTCTCCGTATACTTCGTAATGGCTTCATCATAGTCGGGGTACATATACCCGAGGTTTGCTGCCAACGAGGTGGAGTGCTTCCTAAATAGCGCATAACAAGCAAATAAGGACTGCCACATTTCGGCATAGCCATCTGTCCGATAGGTCGAAATCAGCCGTTCCCAATCTTCAGCCGGAAGATAACGGTCGATGAACTTATAGTTTTTGCCAAGACTGAATGTATAACCGCGTTCAAAGCCGATCTGCCATGCCATCATTCTGAGCAAATTGGGCCGTGCGATTCCATTTAAGTGGTCAATCGCATATAGGATTTCCTTTCTTGCCAATCCTTTGACAACATAGGCGGACACCCACCAAAATTCATTGCAGCAATCGTCAAATTCTCCGGCAGTTGGTTTTTGAATCCAATAGCGGCTGTCATCTGCTATCACTTCATGCCGTACACGATTATCCTTGTCTACCAGGAGTTCCACTAAACCATCGCTCTTGTCGAAATACTCCTGGATCTCGTCAACCGGAATTAGCGTAAGGTCCACTTTATTCCCGTCTTCCAACAGCATCAAATAGGAGAACCAGTTTCCCAATTCCGGAGGGAACAACTCCATATCCTCGGGCTTCTGCATGATGATTCGTCTGCCGTAGATGTCCAGCCATTGATCACTTTCCTTGAAAGCCTCCATATCCGTAACAAAATAAGAAATGTCATAGTCCTGAAATGTGTCAGGCGGAATA includes:
- the ant(6) gene encoding aminoglycoside 6-adenylyltransferase; the protein is MRSKQEMMKIILDFARSDERIRAVTLEGSRTNKHIPPDTFQDYDISYFVTDMEAFKESDQWLDIYGRRIIMQKPEDMELFPPELGNWFSYLMLLEDGNKVDLTLIPVDEIQEYFDKSDGLVELLVDKDNRVRHEVIADDSRYWIQKPTAGEFDDCCNEFWWVSAYVVKGLARKEILYAIDHLNGIARPNLLRMMAWQIGFERGYTFSLGKNYKFIDRYLPAEDWERLISTYRTDGYAEMWQSLFACYALFRKHSTSLAANLGYMYPDYDEAITKYTENIYSSLCKG